One region of Glutamicibacter sp. B1 genomic DNA includes:
- a CDS encoding MFS transporter has translation MYSILLTIIYIAFISLGLPDSLVGAGWPVMHKDLDVPQSFAGIITMIIAIGTILSSLASERLTRRFGAGLVTAISVGLTATALFGFAFSDQFWMLCLWAIPYGVGAGAVDAALNNYVALHYAARHMNWLHSFWGVGASISPLIMSHALTSGMGWPGAYNIVSIIQAVLTAALLFTLPLWGKVNILRSKEHQLTEVNTDSQAVASQPPASGHVPLTKALKIPGVVLILTTFFAYCALESTSILWSSTYLVGARGVSAATAAAFASFFLIGITLGRFLAGIVADRIGDRNLIRGGFILVGVAGIMILLPLETNAVALTGLAIAGLGAAPIYPAIIHSTPTNFGRNNSQAIIGIQMASAYLGSTLMPPLFGIVSQWVGLWIFPVFVLVLAILGILFSERLNRRVDAQQAPIRI, from the coding sequence ATGTACTCAATCCTCTTGACCATCATTTATATTGCCTTCATCAGCCTCGGATTACCGGACTCACTAGTTGGGGCCGGCTGGCCGGTCATGCATAAAGACTTAGATGTCCCGCAATCCTTCGCCGGGATTATCACGATGATCATTGCCATCGGAACCATCCTCTCCAGTCTGGCTTCCGAGCGCCTGACTCGACGATTCGGCGCAGGATTGGTCACGGCAATCAGCGTCGGACTGACCGCCACCGCGTTATTTGGCTTCGCATTCTCTGACCAGTTTTGGATGCTCTGTCTATGGGCGATCCCATACGGTGTGGGCGCTGGCGCGGTCGATGCAGCCCTGAACAACTATGTCGCCCTGCACTATGCGGCGCGCCATATGAACTGGCTACACAGCTTCTGGGGTGTAGGTGCATCGATCAGCCCCTTGATCATGAGCCATGCCCTGACCTCAGGGATGGGGTGGCCAGGAGCCTACAACATTGTGAGCATCATCCAAGCTGTCTTGACCGCAGCTCTACTGTTTACCCTGCCACTTTGGGGCAAGGTCAACATCCTGCGTTCTAAGGAACACCAGCTCACCGAGGTGAATACAGATAGCCAGGCTGTTGCATCGCAACCTCCGGCCTCCGGCCATGTTCCGCTGACCAAAGCGCTCAAGATCCCTGGCGTCGTACTTATCCTGACAACATTCTTCGCCTACTGCGCTTTGGAGAGCACTTCCATCTTGTGGTCATCCACCTACCTAGTGGGAGCCCGTGGCGTATCCGCTGCTACCGCGGCAGCTTTTGCGTCCTTCTTCCTTATAGGCATCACCCTTGGACGATTCCTTGCTGGAATCGTTGCCGACCGTATTGGCGACAGGAATCTCATCCGCGGCGGTTTCATCCTGGTTGGGGTCGCTGGCATCATGATCTTGTTGCCATTGGAAACTAATGCTGTGGCGCTTACCGGGCTAGCTATTGCCGGGTTAGGTGCTGCACCAATCTACCCAGCGATCATTCACTCAACACCGACCAACTTTGGACGCAACAACTCGCAAGCAATTATTGGCATTCAGATGGCTTCTGCCTACCTTGGTTCGACGCTGATGCCACCACTGTTCGGCATTGTCTCCCAGTGGGTGGGGCTGTGGATTTTCCCGGTCTTTGTTCTCGTCTTAGCGATCCTTGGAATACTATTCTCTGAGCGACTAAACCGTCGGGTCGATGCCCAGCAAGCGCCCATTAGAATTTAA
- a CDS encoding VanZ family protein, whose product MASIAFWPVPVDSAAGPQLASALSWLHAHGIPAFVNYEFVEFAANIIFFMPLGLILSFALHRFWFACVLGFATSALIELGQFFFLPNRYATLTDVVANTLGTCLGAGLWLVVKKTS is encoded by the coding sequence ATGGCGTCCATCGCCTTCTGGCCAGTCCCGGTCGATTCTGCTGCCGGGCCCCAGCTAGCGTCGGCATTGAGTTGGCTCCACGCTCATGGAATCCCAGCGTTTGTAAATTACGAATTTGTCGAGTTCGCAGCCAACATCATTTTCTTCATGCCATTAGGGCTCATTTTGAGCTTCGCACTACACCGCTTTTGGTTTGCTTGCGTGCTGGGGTTTGCCACTTCTGCCCTCATTGAACTTGGACAGTTCTTTTTCCTACCCAACCGCTATGCCACCCTCACGGACGTCGTGGCCAATACGTTGGGAACCTGCCTTGGCGCGGGTCTCTGGCTAGTCGTAAAGAAGACTTCTTAG
- a CDS encoding sugar O-acetyltransferase — protein sequence MTEKYFEGDPRSNRERMLAGDLYISDDPENARLQQRGVQLTDAYHRAVVAADPQAREILKELVGTLGEEAHVNSPLFVDYGENLHIGARTFINFNLTALDVATITIGEDCQIGPNVQLLTPTHPIDPQPRRDKLEAAQPIIIGDNVWLGGGVIVCPGVSIGENSVIGAGAVVTKDIPANVIAVGNPARVIRTIG from the coding sequence ATGACTGAGAAATATTTTGAAGGTGACCCGAGAAGCAACCGAGAAAGAATGCTCGCAGGGGATCTTTATATTTCGGATGATCCTGAAAATGCCAGACTCCAACAACGGGGAGTCCAGCTAACTGATGCCTACCACCGTGCCGTCGTTGCTGCAGATCCACAGGCACGCGAAATCCTCAAAGAGCTTGTTGGAACCTTAGGCGAAGAAGCACACGTCAACTCCCCGCTCTTCGTGGATTACGGCGAAAACCTACACATTGGCGCGCGAACCTTCATCAATTTCAACCTCACCGCCTTAGACGTTGCCACTATCACTATCGGTGAGGACTGCCAGATTGGACCGAACGTTCAACTGCTAACCCCCACCCACCCCATAGATCCACAGCCTCGACGTGACAAATTAGAAGCCGCCCAGCCGATCATTATTGGAGACAATGTCTGGCTCGGCGGTGGCGTGATTGTGTGCCCTGGCGTGAGTATCGGTGAGAACTCTGTGATCGGTGCCGGTGCTGTTGTCACCAAAGACATTCCAGCTAATGTCATTGCTGTCGGTAATCCAGCCCGGGTTATCAGGACAATTGGATAA